A DNA window from Mycolicibacter hiberniae contains the following coding sequences:
- a CDS encoding Hsp20/alpha crystallin family protein, translated as MMLMRTDPLRDLDRWTQQVLGTAARPAVMPMDAWREGDQFIVEFDLPGVAEDSLDLDVERNVLTVHAERPLDQNREMVSAERPRGVFSRQLFLGDNLDAEHIQASYHDGVLRLTIPVAEKAKPRRIKIASGHGERIINA; from the coding sequence ATGATGTTGATGCGTACGGACCCGTTGCGTGATCTCGACCGGTGGACCCAGCAGGTGTTGGGCACCGCGGCCAGGCCGGCGGTCATGCCCATGGACGCCTGGCGCGAAGGTGACCAGTTCATCGTCGAATTCGACCTGCCCGGCGTCGCGGAAGATTCCTTGGATCTCGATGTCGAACGCAATGTGCTGACGGTGCACGCCGAACGCCCCCTGGACCAGAACCGCGAAATGGTGTCCGCGGAGCGGCCGCGCGGTGTGTTCAGCCGGCAACTGTTCCTCGGCGACAACCTTGACGCCGAACACATCCAGGCCAGTTACCACGACGGCGTGCTACGGCTGACCATCCCGGTCGCGGAGAAGGCGAAGCCGCGCCGCATCAAGATCGCCAGCGGGCACGGCGAACGGATCATCAACGCCTGA
- a CDS encoding MerR family transcriptional regulator gives MNARSGLGVYGISVAAELSGIGPQTLRLYESRGLLTPARTAGGTRRYSDDDLARLRRITELVAIGINTAGIGQILGLEARNARLEADNVRLESDNNRLQSDNTRLRSDNTALKSDYAVLAAVQRGDRSAQAALRAGKRKGS, from the coding sequence ATGAATGCCCGGTCCGGGCTGGGGGTATACGGCATCTCGGTGGCTGCTGAGTTGTCCGGTATCGGCCCGCAGACCCTGCGGCTCTATGAGAGCCGAGGGCTGCTCACACCGGCCCGCACCGCGGGCGGGACCCGTCGTTACAGCGATGACGATCTCGCTCGGTTGCGCCGCATCACCGAGCTGGTCGCCATCGGGATCAACACGGCGGGCATCGGGCAGATCCTCGGCCTGGAAGCCCGAAACGCCCGGCTGGAGGCCGACAACGTCCGGCTGGAGTCGGACAACAATAGACTGCAGTCCGACAACACTCGGTTGAGATCCGACAACACTGCGCTGAAGTCGGACTACGCCGTGCTCGCGGCAGTCCAGCGCGGCGACCGGTCGGCGCAGGCCGCGCTGCGAGCCGGGAAACGAAAGGGGTCATGA
- a CDS encoding CDGSH iron-sulfur domain-containing protein yields the protein MSTVVRPVRNGPVLVAGPVRIETPEGVVESDRFMVAICTCGRSRNYPLCDTSHRRCKGARGGAGGDRADTQ from the coding sequence GTGAGCACCGTGGTGCGGCCAGTCCGCAACGGCCCGGTGCTGGTTGCCGGGCCCGTACGCATCGAGACGCCCGAAGGTGTCGTCGAATCGGATCGGTTCATGGTGGCCATCTGCACCTGCGGGCGCAGCCGCAACTATCCGCTGTGCGACACCAGCCATCGGCGGTGCAAGGGGGCGCGCGGCGGGGCCGGCGGCGACAGGGCCGACACGCAGTAG
- a CDS encoding HemK2/MTQ2 family protein methyltransferase yields MTTFYRPSALRRSPLNLDGVYAPQDDSHLLIDTMNDTGLAGGARVLDLCTGSGVAAIAAAESGAASVTAYDICPRAVRCARDNARAAGVDVTIRQGTWSQALRCAPFDLVVANPPYVPSPADGGPIPSAGGPEWSWNGGVDGRIVLDPLCRSAVSLLGGGGTLLLVQSALAGVAHSLRSLRRSGLAAQVVAVRDIPFGPVLSAHADWLEQTGRVPRGCRVEQLVVIRADKP; encoded by the coding sequence ATGACAACCTTCTACCGGCCCAGCGCACTGCGCCGTAGTCCGCTGAACCTGGACGGCGTCTATGCGCCGCAGGACGATTCGCACCTTCTGATCGACACTATGAATGACACCGGCCTGGCGGGCGGCGCCCGTGTGCTGGATCTGTGCACGGGTAGTGGGGTGGCGGCCATCGCGGCGGCCGAGTCGGGCGCGGCAAGCGTCACCGCCTACGACATCTGCCCGCGCGCGGTGCGGTGCGCACGCGACAACGCACGTGCGGCCGGTGTGGACGTGACGATCCGGCAGGGGACCTGGAGTCAGGCACTGCGGTGCGCGCCCTTCGATCTGGTGGTTGCCAATCCGCCTTACGTTCCCTCGCCGGCCGACGGCGGTCCCATCCCGTCGGCGGGCGGACCAGAATGGTCCTGGAACGGCGGCGTCGACGGACGGATCGTGCTGGATCCGCTGTGCCGCTCCGCGGTATCGCTGTTGGGTGGGGGCGGGACCCTGCTGCTGGTGCAGTCCGCTCTTGCCGGGGTGGCGCACTCGTTGCGGAGTCTGCGCCGATCGGGCCTTGCCGCGCAGGTCGTGGCGGTGCGCGACATCCCGTTCGGCCCGGTGCTCTCGGCGCACGCCGATTGGCTGGAGCAGACCGGTCGAGTGCCGCGCGGCTGCCGCGTGGAACAGCTGGTCGTCATCCGGGCGGATAAGCCGTGA
- a CDS encoding thiamine pyrophosphate-requiring protein, producing MPNTADFILERLRQWGVHRIFGYPGDGILSMVGALDRAGGDPEFIQPRHEEMAAFMATGHAKFTGELGCCLATSGGGAIHLLNGLYDAKLDHQPVVAIVGQQRRLSLGTAFQQEIDANSLYKDVASDFVQTCMAPVQARHLVDRACKVALTNRTVATIILPEDVAEEEAVTSPPRQHGAVFSSVGWTKPRMIPPPSELRRAAEILNEGEKVAILVGAGAADAADEVAEAADLLGAGVAKTALGRAALPDELPYVTGPIGLLGSTASDAMMSGADTLFMIGTSFPYSEWLPEEGQARGVEINHDGKMIGVRYPVQANLVGDSKDTLAELIPLLRRKKDRSWRNKIEREVQTWWRVLDDRAHDKASPLHPELVVHELSKRLPDNAVVTTDAGSVTNWWARHLRLRRGMAASLSGNLATMGPGTPYAISAKLAHPHRPVIAIVGDGAFQMNGMAEMITVKRYRDRLSGGPLIFCVFNNKDLNQVTWEQRAMGGDRKFEDSQTLPDVPYAEFAQLLGLTGIRCDSPETIGAAWDQALAAPGPVVLEVVVDPDVPPMPPRIEKTMAKNTAKAMLKDPDRASVVAQGARQKMHEFTESARQSVRDIRSKNGG from the coding sequence ATGCCGAATACTGCGGACTTCATCCTCGAGCGGCTTCGTCAGTGGGGGGTCCACCGAATCTTCGGCTACCCCGGCGACGGCATTCTGTCGATGGTGGGTGCGCTGGACCGCGCCGGCGGCGATCCCGAGTTCATCCAGCCGCGCCATGAGGAGATGGCCGCGTTCATGGCGACCGGCCACGCCAAGTTCACCGGAGAACTCGGCTGCTGCCTTGCCACGTCCGGCGGCGGTGCCATCCATCTGCTCAACGGCCTCTACGACGCCAAGCTGGACCACCAGCCGGTGGTTGCGATCGTCGGTCAGCAGCGGCGGTTGTCGCTGGGTACGGCGTTCCAGCAGGAGATCGACGCAAACTCGCTGTATAAGGATGTCGCTTCGGATTTCGTCCAAACGTGCATGGCACCCGTGCAAGCCCGCCATCTGGTGGACCGAGCCTGCAAGGTGGCGCTGACCAATCGGACGGTGGCCACCATCATCCTGCCGGAGGACGTCGCCGAGGAAGAGGCGGTGACCTCGCCGCCGCGGCAGCACGGTGCCGTCTTCAGCAGTGTCGGATGGACCAAGCCGCGGATGATCCCGCCGCCGAGCGAACTGCGCAGAGCCGCCGAGATCCTCAACGAGGGCGAGAAGGTTGCGATCCTGGTTGGAGCAGGCGCCGCCGATGCCGCCGACGAAGTGGCTGAGGCCGCCGATCTGCTCGGCGCCGGGGTGGCCAAAACGGCGCTGGGCCGCGCTGCGTTACCCGATGAGTTGCCCTATGTGACCGGTCCGATCGGCCTGCTGGGCTCCACGGCCAGTGACGCGATGATGTCGGGCGCCGACACCCTGTTCATGATCGGGACCAGCTTTCCCTATTCCGAATGGCTGCCCGAGGAGGGGCAGGCCCGGGGGGTGGAGATCAACCACGACGGGAAGATGATCGGGGTGCGCTATCCCGTCCAGGCGAACCTGGTCGGCGACTCGAAAGACACGCTCGCCGAGCTGATTCCACTGCTGCGTCGCAAGAAGGACCGGTCGTGGCGGAACAAGATCGAACGCGAGGTGCAGACCTGGTGGCGGGTGCTGGACGACCGCGCTCACGACAAGGCCAGCCCGCTGCACCCCGAGCTGGTGGTTCATGAGCTGTCCAAGCGGCTGCCCGACAACGCCGTGGTCACCACCGATGCCGGTTCGGTCACCAACTGGTGGGCGCGGCACCTGCGGCTACGGCGCGGCATGGCGGCCTCGCTGTCCGGCAACCTGGCGACAATGGGCCCCGGAACCCCGTATGCGATCAGCGCCAAACTGGCCCACCCGCATCGGCCGGTGATCGCCATCGTCGGCGATGGCGCGTTCCAGATGAACGGCATGGCGGAGATGATCACCGTGAAGCGCTATCGCGACCGGTTGTCCGGGGGACCGCTGATCTTCTGCGTGTTCAACAACAAAGACCTCAACCAGGTGACCTGGGAGCAGCGCGCGATGGGCGGTGATCGGAAATTCGAAGACTCGCAAACGCTTCCAGACGTACCCTATGCCGAGTTCGCGCAGCTGCTGGGTTTGACCGGCATCCGCTGCGACAGCCCCGAGACCATAGGCGCCGCGTGGGATCAGGCATTGGCCGCGCCCGGCCCGGTGGTGCTGGAAGTGGTTGTGGATCCTGACGTCCCGCCAATGCCGCCGCGCATTGAGAAGACGATGGCCAAGAACACCGCCAAAGCGATGCTCAAGGACCCGGACAGGGCAAGCGTCGTCGCCCAGGGCGCACGACAGAAGATGCATGAGTTCACCGAGTCCGCCCGGCAGTCGGTGCGCGACATCCGCAGCAAGAACGGCGGTTAG
- a CDS encoding UdgX family uracil-DNA binding protein (This protein belongs to the uracil DNA glycosylase superfamily, members of which act in excision repair of DNA. However, it belongs more specifically to UdgX branch, whose founding member was found to bind uracil in DNA (where it does not belong), without cleaving it, appears to promote DNA repair by a pathway involving RecA, rather than base excision.) gives MAETKVPGAQRYLPERRTLAALREAAGQCRGCTLYRDATQTVFGEGRRGAPLMLVGEQPGDHEDLEGHPFVGPAGRLLDRAVREAGIDPELTYVTNAVKHFRFTSRTGTTRRIHQTPSRTEVVACRPWLIAEIDSVRPYVVVCLGATAAQSLLGPSFRISHGRGELRCLPGLAGSGGRPQVLATVHPSAVLRDRSEQRAEAYRAFVDDLRVARKAVSETGAPVAQPTV, from the coding sequence ATGGCAGAGACGAAAGTTCCGGGTGCGCAACGCTACCTGCCGGAGCGGCGAACACTGGCAGCATTGCGCGAGGCAGCCGGTCAATGCCGCGGCTGCACCCTGTACCGCGATGCGACCCAGACCGTGTTCGGCGAGGGCCGCCGAGGCGCACCGTTGATGCTGGTCGGTGAACAACCCGGCGACCACGAGGATCTCGAGGGGCACCCGTTCGTGGGTCCCGCCGGGCGCTTGCTGGACCGAGCCGTCCGGGAGGCCGGCATCGACCCGGAACTGACCTATGTCACCAATGCCGTCAAACATTTCAGATTCACCAGCCGTACGGGAACCACCCGCCGGATTCACCAGACGCCCAGCCGCACCGAGGTGGTGGCGTGCCGCCCGTGGCTGATCGCCGAGATCGACTCGGTGCGGCCTTACGTGGTGGTCTGTTTGGGCGCCACCGCCGCACAGTCGTTGCTGGGACCGTCATTTCGCATCTCCCACGGTCGCGGAGAGCTGCGGTGCCTGCCGGGCCTGGCGGGATCCGGCGGCAGGCCGCAGGTGCTGGCCACCGTTCATCCCTCGGCAGTGCTGCGCGACCGCAGCGAACAGCGTGCCGAGGCTTACCGAGCCTTCGTCGACGACCTACGGGTGGCTCGCAAAGCCGTGAGCGAAACCGGTGCGCCGGTGGCGCAACCCACCGTTTGA
- a CDS encoding glycosyltransferase family 2 protein gives MTPSYALVIPTIGRPSLNRLLAALGEGARLPAGEVIIVDDRPGRPAPLWPTTGFLAITGLRSGGRGPAAARNVGWQAARADWICFLDDDVVPGRNWCERLETDLCDAGPDVVGSQARIVVPRPAYRCPFDHERRTLRLADARWITADMAYRREALVACGGFDERFPRAYREDADIALCLTKAGGRITVGTRETARPIAGRGSDTSRVLSSVGVQRGNRDDELMRREHGHGWRAAIGEGRGRLPLHLIACAAAMGGILGLLGRRRGLLRPRWPAWLGITVDFALRRIAAGPRSRREAIATVISSMHILR, from the coding sequence ATGACGCCGAGCTACGCACTGGTGATACCGACGATAGGACGCCCATCGCTGAATCGGCTGCTGGCGGCGCTGGGCGAGGGGGCCCGGCTGCCGGCCGGCGAGGTGATCATCGTCGATGACCGGCCGGGCAGGCCGGCGCCGCTGTGGCCCACAACGGGTTTCCTTGCGATCACCGGACTGCGATCCGGGGGACGCGGACCGGCCGCCGCGCGCAACGTCGGCTGGCAGGCCGCTCGCGCGGACTGGATCTGCTTTCTCGATGACGACGTGGTGCCCGGACGCAACTGGTGCGAGCGCCTGGAGACCGATCTGTGTGATGCCGGCCCGGACGTGGTCGGCTCGCAGGCGAGGATCGTGGTGCCCAGGCCGGCTTACCGCTGCCCCTTCGATCATGAACGGCGCACCCTGCGACTGGCCGATGCCCGCTGGATCACCGCGGACATGGCCTATCGGCGCGAGGCGCTGGTGGCCTGCGGCGGTTTCGACGAACGTTTCCCGCGCGCATATCGCGAAGACGCCGATATTGCACTGTGCCTGACGAAGGCGGGTGGCCGGATCACGGTCGGGACACGCGAAACTGCGCGCCCGATAGCCGGCCGAGGGTCCGACACCAGCCGCGTCTTGAGCAGTGTGGGGGTCCAGCGGGGCAACCGCGACGACGAGCTGATGCGCCGCGAGCACGGCCACGGGTGGCGGGCCGCCATCGGCGAGGGCCGCGGACGGCTCCCGCTGCACCTGATCGCCTGCGCTGCGGCGATGGGCGGAATTCTGGGGCTGCTGGGCCGCCGGCGCGGGCTGCTGCGCCCCAGGTGGCCGGCCTGGCTCGGGATTACCGTCGACTTTGCGTTGCGTCGTATCGCCGCCGGGCCCAGGAGTCGTCGTGAGGCGATCGCCACGGTGATCTCCAGCATGCACATTCTCCGGTAG
- a CDS encoding NAD-dependent epimerase/dehydratase family protein — MHALDRVLIAGGAGFLGSRLCAALLARGAQRVWCVDDLSTSSAANFAAVSRLGGLEFVEHDITLGFDDPTRFGPLDAVFHLASPASPADYLRLPIATLRAGAAGTLAALRLAEACRARFVLASTSEVYGDPTVHPQTESNWGNVNPIGPRSVYGEAKRYAEALSFAYHRSREADIGVARIFDSYGPGMRPDDGRMVPTFCRQALRGEPITVAGTGLQTRSLCFVDDTLAGLIALAERDVTGPVNIGSPDELTVLHVAELIREVSASVSPIRHVPAAPDDPRRRCPDIRRALEALQWHPVVGAAEGLERTVSWCRSQIGFTARH, encoded by the coding sequence GTGCACGCGCTCGACCGGGTTCTGATCGCCGGCGGCGCCGGATTCCTCGGGAGTCGGTTGTGCGCCGCACTGCTGGCCCGGGGCGCGCAGCGGGTGTGGTGTGTCGACGATTTATCCACCAGTTCGGCGGCCAATTTCGCCGCAGTGAGCCGCCTTGGCGGACTGGAGTTCGTCGAGCACGACATCACTCTGGGTTTTGACGATCCCACCCGGTTCGGGCCACTTGATGCGGTGTTCCATCTGGCCTCGCCGGCCTCGCCGGCGGACTATCTGCGGCTGCCGATAGCGACCCTGCGCGCCGGCGCTGCGGGCACCTTGGCCGCGCTGCGTCTCGCCGAGGCATGCCGAGCGCGGTTCGTGCTGGCGTCCACCAGTGAGGTCTACGGCGACCCGACCGTGCACCCCCAGACTGAAAGTAATTGGGGCAACGTCAATCCGATCGGCCCACGCAGCGTCTACGGCGAGGCCAAGCGGTATGCCGAGGCGCTGTCGTTCGCCTACCACCGATCCCGCGAGGCCGACATCGGGGTGGCCCGAATCTTCGACAGTTACGGGCCCGGAATGCGGCCGGACGACGGCCGGATGGTGCCGACGTTCTGCAGACAGGCCCTGCGTGGCGAACCGATCACTGTCGCCGGCACCGGTCTGCAGACCCGCTCACTGTGCTTCGTCGACGACACCCTCGCCGGGCTGATCGCCCTGGCCGAGCGCGACGTCACCGGCCCGGTCAACATCGGCAGCCCGGACGAGCTCACCGTGCTGCACGTCGCCGAATTGATCCGCGAGGTGTCGGCAAGCGTGTCGCCGATCCGTCATGTGCCCGCAGCACCGGACGACCCGCGCCGACGCTGCCCGGATATCCGCCGGGCCCTCGAAGCTCTGCAATGGCATCCAGTCGTCGGAGCTGCCGAGGGCCTCGAGCGGACCGTTTCCTGGTGCCGAAGCCAGATCGGCTTCACCGCAAGGCATTAG
- a CDS encoding MPT63 family protein has protein sequence MKLSKTAVKRAAGAAGIALLGVFAASTAMAEPATQPFGTPEQLDGGAMATTYTVSDLGPADVVIPGYQPRGKLYQADVTAHADRGTVTPVVADFSARAGDSQAYQVINTVPTPGGINPGPITQGSAANGKIYFDVTGPPPDEVVYNDGAQDVLIWTSQT, from the coding sequence GTGAAGCTTTCCAAAACTGCGGTCAAAAGGGCTGCCGGTGCGGCGGGAATCGCCCTGCTGGGCGTCTTCGCCGCTTCCACCGCTATGGCCGAGCCGGCGACTCAACCGTTCGGGACACCCGAACAGCTCGACGGTGGGGCGATGGCGACGACCTACACGGTCAGCGATCTGGGCCCGGCCGACGTCGTGATCCCCGGCTACCAACCCCGCGGCAAGCTCTACCAAGCCGACGTGACCGCCCACGCCGACCGTGGAACGGTGACCCCGGTGGTGGCCGACTTCAGCGCCCGCGCCGGTGACAGCCAGGCCTATCAGGTGATCAACACGGTGCCCACACCGGGCGGTATCAACCCCGGGCCCATCACCCAGGGCAGCGCGGCCAACGGCAAGATCTACTTCGACGTCACCGGCCCGCCGCCGGACGAAGTGGTCTACAACGACGGCGCCCAGGACGTGTTGATCTGGACGAGCCAGACCTGA
- a CDS encoding PAS and ANTAR domain-containing protein translates to MIGDVDASFATPRGGDPEVHSDLDLIVGHGEPQRVGRFRYWLGEQRWEWSDAVARMHGYEPGTIVPNTELLLQHKHPEDRPQVAEVLERVLQGEPFSSRHRIIDTGGQEHWVIVVGDRMLDEAGVVTGTAGFYVDVTEVLQADVSAAVSEVAQSRAVIEQAKGVLMVAYGISAERAFDILVWRSQETNVKVRDLATRFLAAFTGRLPGDVLSDLDHTLLTVT, encoded by the coding sequence GTGATCGGCGATGTCGATGCTTCGTTCGCGACACCACGGGGCGGCGACCCCGAGGTCCACAGCGACTTGGACCTGATAGTCGGCCATGGCGAGCCGCAGCGGGTCGGCCGGTTTCGGTACTGGCTGGGCGAGCAGCGCTGGGAATGGTCGGATGCGGTGGCGCGCATGCATGGCTACGAGCCCGGAACGATCGTGCCGAACACGGAGTTGCTGCTGCAACACAAGCATCCGGAGGACCGACCTCAGGTTGCCGAGGTGTTGGAGCGGGTGCTGCAGGGCGAGCCGTTCAGCAGCCGGCACCGGATCATCGATACCGGCGGCCAGGAACACTGGGTGATCGTGGTCGGCGACCGCATGCTCGACGAGGCCGGCGTGGTGACCGGCACGGCGGGCTTCTACGTGGATGTCACCGAGGTGCTGCAGGCCGATGTCAGCGCCGCGGTCTCCGAGGTCGCGCAGTCACGAGCGGTGATCGAACAGGCCAAGGGTGTGCTGATGGTCGCCTACGGCATCTCCGCCGAGCGGGCGTTCGACATTCTGGTGTGGCGTTCCCAGGAGACCAACGTCAAGGTCCGGGACCTGGCGACCCGCTTCCTGGCGGCGTTCACCGGCAGGTTGCCGGGCGACGTCCTGTCCGATCTGGACCACACCCTTTTGACCGTAACCTGA
- a CDS encoding STAS domain-containing protein yields MTVATAAGSCLLTAAGTLDSSTYLELRDCVIRAALAEPPAVVVDVSGLDVPASSAWSVFTSARWHVSTWPAIPILLVCPRPDVAAAIANAGVTRYLSVHADVESAVGSLTGGPLPRRRVHAVLPHRVSSLRGSRDFVAEWLTRWSQELLIPAAKVIVDVLVENVLRHTNSPVVVALESTSATITIAVHDNSAVPAIRHELATGGADRASGLAVVGALCRAWGSNPAPNGKTVWAVLGPENRL; encoded by the coding sequence GTGACGGTGGCGACCGCCGCCGGGTCCTGCCTGCTGACCGCTGCTGGCACGTTGGACAGCAGCACCTACCTCGAACTGCGCGACTGTGTGATCAGGGCGGCGCTCGCGGAGCCGCCCGCCGTGGTGGTCGACGTCAGTGGGCTCGATGTCCCGGCGTCGTCGGCTTGGTCGGTATTCACGAGTGCACGTTGGCATGTCAGCACCTGGCCGGCTATACCGATCCTGCTGGTCTGTCCGCGACCAGACGTAGCCGCCGCGATCGCGAACGCCGGAGTGACGCGCTACCTCTCGGTGCACGCCGACGTCGAGTCCGCGGTGGGCTCACTGACGGGGGGACCGCTTCCGCGCCGACGCGTCCATGCGGTGTTGCCGCATCGCGTCAGCAGCCTGCGCGGTTCCCGGGACTTCGTAGCCGAATGGCTGACCAGGTGGTCGCAGGAACTGCTGATACCGGCAGCCAAGGTGATCGTCGACGTACTGGTGGAAAACGTGCTGCGGCACACCAACAGCCCCGTGGTGGTAGCGCTGGAAAGCACCAGCGCCACGATCACCATTGCCGTTCACGACAACAGTGCCGTCCCCGCGATTCGCCACGAACTCGCCACTGGGGGAGCCGATCGGGCTTCCGGTCTGGCAGTTGTCGGCGCCCTGTGTCGCGCATGGGGCAGCAACCCCGCCCCGAACGGCAAAACGGTGTGGGCTGTGCTCGGCCCGGAGAACCGGCTTTGA
- a CDS encoding GAF and ANTAR domain-containing protein, with protein sequence MAVTSRNDMMREVADLVQNLNQRSGVASAGALDELVANLLTHMPCAQHAGVTLTTARREIQTPWATDRYPALLDDAQRRLGEGPCLAAAWEHHVVRVDDIACEQRWPSFCREVLATTPIRSILAFELFTGQDTTGALNFYSESAHAFDDDSVEVGLTLATHAALAWHMVRRDEQFRSALASRDVIGQAKGMLMERFGIDALQAFELLKRLSQTSNTPLAGVAQQVVNHR encoded by the coding sequence ATGGCGGTGACGAGCCGCAACGACATGATGCGCGAGGTGGCGGACCTGGTTCAGAACTTGAATCAGCGATCGGGCGTCGCGTCTGCGGGTGCGTTGGATGAGTTGGTGGCGAACCTCTTGACGCACATGCCCTGTGCCCAGCACGCCGGCGTAACGCTCACCACCGCGCGCCGCGAGATCCAGACCCCGTGGGCCACCGACCGATACCCGGCTCTGTTGGACGATGCCCAGCGCCGTCTCGGGGAAGGTCCGTGTCTGGCAGCGGCCTGGGAGCACCACGTGGTCCGGGTGGACGACATCGCGTGCGAGCAGCGCTGGCCGTCCTTCTGTCGAGAGGTGTTGGCCACCACGCCCATCCGGTCCATCCTGGCGTTCGAACTGTTCACCGGCCAGGACACCACCGGTGCGCTGAACTTCTACTCCGAGTCCGCTCACGCGTTCGACGACGACTCGGTGGAGGTGGGCTTGACGCTGGCCACCCACGCCGCGCTGGCCTGGCACATGGTTCGTCGTGACGAACAGTTCCGCAGCGCGTTGGCCTCTCGCGACGTCATCGGCCAGGCCAAGGGCATGCTCATGGAACGGTTCGGCATCGACGCCCTGCAGGCCTTCGAGTTGCTCAAGCGGCTGTCGCAGACGTCGAACACTCCGCTGGCGGGGGTGGCACAGCAAGTGGTGAACCACCGCTGA
- a CDS encoding glycosyltransferase: MKVAMVSEHASPLAALGGADAGGQNVHVAELSAALARRGHDVEVYTRRDNPELRERVRTDRGYTVVHVPVGPPLPVPKDELLSYMVGFGRYLDAQWERERPDIAHAHFWMSGIAAQLAAKRRRVPTVQTFHALGVVKRRHQGNRDTSPAERLRLEARVAEDATWVTAGCTDEVFELMRLGRDRLRISVVPCGVDVDRFTPRGPVAPRSARRRIVAVGRFVPRKGFDTLIAALPRLPGAELVIAGGPERTDLDTVPEARRLLELAADLGVAERVSLCGSVARNDMPALLRSADVVACTPWYEPFGIVPLEAMACGVPVVASSVGGMLDTVVHDKTGLLIPPKDPVACANAIGAILGNPRAAEGFGAAGRERARSRYSWDRIAGDTLRVYQRLLPAVPSARRVAHAPGSR, from the coding sequence GTGAAGGTCGCCATGGTGTCCGAACATGCCAGTCCGCTCGCGGCACTGGGCGGGGCCGATGCGGGCGGCCAGAACGTCCACGTCGCCGAACTGTCGGCGGCGCTGGCCCGCCGCGGTCACGATGTCGAGGTCTACACCCGTCGAGACAACCCCGAGCTGCGCGAACGCGTGCGCACCGACCGGGGTTACACGGTGGTGCACGTGCCGGTGGGGCCGCCGCTGCCCGTGCCAAAAGACGAACTGCTGTCCTACATGGTCGGCTTCGGTCGCTACCTGGACGCGCAGTGGGAGCGCGAGCGGCCGGACATCGCGCATGCGCACTTCTGGATGTCGGGGATCGCCGCCCAGCTGGCCGCCAAACGCCGCCGGGTGCCCACGGTCCAGACCTTTCACGCGTTGGGCGTGGTGAAGCGGCGCCACCAGGGCAATCGCGATACCAGCCCGGCCGAGCGGCTGCGGCTCGAGGCCCGCGTCGCCGAAGATGCGACCTGGGTGACGGCCGGCTGTACCGACGAGGTTTTCGAGTTGATGAGACTGGGCCGGGACCGATTGCGGATCTCGGTGGTGCCCTGCGGCGTCGACGTGGATCGGTTCACTCCCCGCGGTCCGGTCGCGCCCCGCTCGGCGCGACGGCGCATCGTCGCGGTCGGCCGGTTCGTCCCACGCAAGGGATTCGACACGCTGATAGCGGCGTTGCCCCGCCTGCCCGGCGCCGAGTTGGTGATCGCGGGGGGCCCCGAGCGAACCGATCTCGACACCGTGCCCGAGGCACGACGGCTGTTGGAGCTGGCCGCCGATCTCGGTGTTGCCGAACGAGTCTCGCTGTGCGGTTCGGTGGCCCGCAACGATATGCCGGCCCTGTTGCGGTCCGCAGATGTCGTGGCATGCACACCGTGGTACGAGCCTTTCGGCATCGTTCCGCTGGAAGCGATGGCCTGTGGGGTGCCGGTGGTGGCGTCGTCGGTGGGCGGCATGCTCGACACCGTCGTGCACGACAAGACCGGCCTGCTGATACCACCGAAGGATCCGGTGGCCTGCGCCAACGCGATCGGCGCCATCCTGGGGAACCCCCGCGCAGCGGAAGGCTTCGGGGCCGCCGGACGCGAACGGGCCCGGTCGAGATACTCCTGGGATCGGATCGCCGGCGACACGTTGCGGGTCTACCAACGGCTCCTGCCGGCCGTTCCGTCGGCCCGCAGGGTGGCCCATGCGCCCGGCTCCCGGTGA